Below is a genomic region from Isosphaeraceae bacterium EP7.
CGGAGCCGAGCCACGTGAGACTTCGCACCCACCGAAGCCCGTCCCGTCCGGGCTTCACCCTGATCGAGCTGCTGGTGGTGATCTCGATCATCGCCGTCCTGATCGCCCTGCTGCTCCCCGCCGTGCAGAGCGCACGAGAGGCGGCCAGGCGTGCGCAGTGCGTCAACAACCTGAAGCAGATCGGCCTGGGCTTCATGAACTTCGAGAGCGCCAACGGCCATCTGCCGCAGGGCGCCTACGACGGCGACCCGCAGGCCGTCACCGCCTCGGGCCAGCCCGACCTTCCCTCGCGCAACTACACCGAGACCGTCGGGACCTCCTATGAGGACTCGGTCTGCTGCAACTCGGCGTCTCCCAACGGCTGGAACCACTTCTTCAAGATCACGCCGTACATGGAGCAGCAGAACGTCTACAATCTGGCCAACTTCAGCACCCCGCCGATCCATAACGTGTCGAACACGTATAACGGCGACTATGACGTGGCCCGAGTGGCGATTCCCGGCTTCTACTGCCCCAGCCGCCGCGCCCCGACCCGCTACGCGGGCACCCTCCTCGGCGCGGCGACCCTGATCGGCAAGAACGACTACGCCGGCTCGGCCGGGTTCATCCAGGGCCAGATCTACGAGTGCGACGGCTCCAACGGCAACTTCACGCCTGGCCGCCTCGTGCCCCCTCCCCCCAACGGCCTCCAGCCGATCGCCAACGAGCGCAATCCGATCAACGAAGGGGACACGTCGGGGCGCAAGGGTGCGATTATCCACGGCGTGCGTGGCAAGCGGAAGCTGGCCGACTTCCTCGACGGCACCTCCAACTCGATCCTGGCCGCCGAGAAGAGCCTGCCCCCCTCGCGCCACGGCCTCGACGGCGGCGACAACGAGCGCTGGAACAACGCCGGCTGGGACGAGGACAACATCCGCTTCCACTTCGTCCCCGTGCCCGACCAGGCGGCGCCAGCCCTGAACGGCTTCTGTGCCACCCCCTCGGACCCCAGCACTGGCGGCAACCTCTGGCGGCGGATGTTCGGCGGCTCGCACCCCGGCGGCATCAACGCCGTGCTCGGCGACGGCTCGGTCCGCTTCCTCAAGTTCACGATCAACCCCAGCACCATGCGGCAACTTGCGGTCATCGATGACGGCGAGGTCATGAGCGCCGACTCCTTCTGATCGATCGCTTCGACCCCCCACAAAACATCTCCCGATGG
It encodes:
- a CDS encoding DUF1559 domain-containing protein, translating into MRLRTHRSPSRPGFTLIELLVVISIIAVLIALLLPAVQSAREAARRAQCVNNLKQIGLGFMNFESANGHLPQGAYDGDPQAVTASGQPDLPSRNYTETVGTSYEDSVCCNSASPNGWNHFFKITPYMEQQNVYNLANFSTPPIHNVSNTYNGDYDVARVAIPGFYCPSRRAPTRYAGTLLGAATLIGKNDYAGSAGFIQGQIYECDGSNGNFTPGRLVPPPPNGLQPIANERNPINEGDTSGRKGAIIHGVRGKRKLADFLDGTSNSILAAEKSLPPSRHGLDGGDNERWNNAGWDEDNIRFHFVPVPDQAAPALNGFCATPSDPSTGGNLWRRMFGGSHPGGINAVLGDGSVRFLKFTINPSTMRQLAVIDDGEVMSADSF